A segment of the Leptotrichia massiliensis genome:
TATTCGATAAATTTCTAGATTTTGTATTTTTCAAAAATTCTATATATTTTTGCGAATTCAACATCATTCCGTATATTCTAGCATAAATTTCTTCAGTTATATCATATATTTCCATTATTTTTTCTTTTTCTTCTGTCAAAATCTTATATTTCACAATTTTAAAGATTTCTTCCTTTATTTTATCCCCATTAATTCGGTTATTTACCTTCCATTCTAAATTTTTAAAAATAATCTCAAATGATTTTTCTGGTATAAATTTCTGAATTTCTTCTAGTTTCCAAAAGATTTTTTCTTCTGCTTTTACATTTTTCAAACTTTCTAAACTTATTTTTTCTCCAATGCTTTGCTTTTTCTCAAAATTATAATTTTTTTTAGCAATTTCTTTTGAATTTTCTACTCCTCTATTTTTTAAAAAACTACATTTTTTTTCAGCAATAGAATTTTTTATTTTTTCAAAATCAAATTTTTCTTCAGAAAATTTATCCAAAATCTTCTCCAATTCATTTCTCAAAAACGAAGCACTAGCAAACTCTTCCCTATCCTCGGAAACTTTCTCTTCATTATATTCTGAAATTTCTCTTTTTATAATATATGGTTTTATTTTAAGATTGCTATTTTCTATCTCACGCATATATTCCAGAGCCAAAATATTATTTGACTTCACAATTTCATCTAGATTATATTCCTTTAATGCCAGTCTTTGAGAAGTGCTGTAACTGTTGCCTTTTTTCATATATTCCATAAGCTTGTCCTTATAATCCTGTCTTTTCTGCAGTTCAAGCACCTTTTGCAAAACTTCAATATTTTCCTCTTCCGCTCCAAAAACCTGAATATCTATTCCCAAATAATCCAAAATTTTCGTCGCCATCCTTGAAAAAATCTCAGCATTCTGAATCGAATAATAAAGTGGCAACTCCACAACCAAATCTACTCCATATTCTAAATTAACATATGTTTTCTCCCACTTATCCAAAAACGAAATTTCTCCCCGCTGAACAAAATCGCCACTTATCACTACCACAACCAA
Coding sequences within it:
- a CDS encoding tRNA(Met) cytidine acetate ligase; this encodes MKIGIVAEYNPFHNGHLYQIRKIKEIFGEDVLVVVVISGDFVQRGEISFLDKWEKTYVNLEYGVDLVVELPLYYSIQNAEIFSRMATKILDYLGIDIQVFGAEEENIEVLQKVLELQKRQDYKDKLMEYMKKGNSYSTSQRLALKEYNLDEIVKSNNILALEYMREIENSNLKIKPYIIKREISEYNEEKVSEDREEFASASFLRNELEKILDKFSEEKFDFEKIKNSIAEKKCSFLKNRGVENSKEIAKKNYNFEKKQSIGEKISLESLKNVKAEEKIFWKLEEIQKFIPEKSFEIIFKNLEWKVNNRINGDKIKEEIFKIVKYKILTEEKEKIMEIYDITEEIYARIYGMMLNSQKYIEFLKNTKSRNLSNKRVERIILNILLNIKAKMMDFEINYVRILGFNKKGQEYLKEIRENNKIKNFNVENEFQKKNIFVNWKDIEKSGNFAKKDENSENLENQENFLEKIQAEKNGFLIKELILEKKEKLNPIVCLD